TAAACCATGTAACCATGTAAGTATAGATTCATTTGTTGCTGAGCTCAGGGCCTATCGCTTATATGGGCAGCACAACATTTCTTTGGGCTCTAGTTCTAAAGCTCTAGTTAGCAGCTCTGGTTTTCTCAGTTTCACTCGTTTATGAACTTGTGTCTTCTGGAGAAGAATAATCTGAAGGGTTTGGCCCAAATCTCAAATATATATTAGAAACAAAATTCTGACTGATAGACCTTGAACATATATGTGACATCTGGATTCTGTCTAGGAACCTTAGATCTTAGATATTCAGTATAGTTACCTATGGAAGATGTTGCTcttggtgcccccaaaccagggagttatttttgaattcctgacttgggggcaagttttggttgaataaaaacaagatttcctaccaaataaagccccctgtaagctgatagggtgcatagaggctgcctaatagccaatcacagcccttatttggctcctccatgaacttttatggtgcttgtgttgctatccaagcctttttacatttgactgtggctcacgagtaagaaaggttggggatcccagttCTAAGTTCTGTAGTCTTTCATTTGATGGCTTACAATAAGCCATCCTACCTTGGTGTGTTCATCTAGCCTTGAACCATTTTAACCAAATGACTAGATATGCAACCTAAAAATGAGATATGAAGACATGAAATCATGACTAGGAAGCACATCTATGACCCTTTAGCCTAGAGATGGATCGATGAAGGTCAGCCAGGAGAATAAAGAGTCTACGTCTTGTCTAGCTTGTAGGACACAGTCAGAGCTTTCTTTAGGGATAAGTGGTGTAGACCATGCAAACCAGTGGCTGTTGGGAGAATAGGGGGAATAACAGATATAATAGAGCAAGATGGCGGCAGAAAGACAAAATGGTGGCAGAGCGGTTTCCAAGCTGTAGACACAAAAACCACAGATTTCTGGTgattaaaaaaataggcaaagACTATGTTCAGCCCAAGACTCatttattgcactcatgttggACAAGAGGGTGCACTGGGCCTTTAGGGAAATGTGTTTTGACCAAAAAGACAGTGGTTACCGATGGTGACTTTTTGGGGACTGCCATTAATAGACCTTTAGTATAACAGAAATGATATTTGGTGAGTttgaaggggaactaaaccctgctgcacagcgcggctcaaccaaacgttactcagctgttgctggactacaaatcccagaataatgtaacatatactgaagggtgaggcatgctgggagctgtagtccagcaacatcagggctgtattcttaaagcaatattgcccaataaaactgcattaaaatgcaagaaatcccccaatgagaatcccagctgatgtgagtaaatccggctccctgttctctgttcctgcattctcattggtcaattctcttgcacttataataaGGGGATTCCCTGTTAGTCAGACCCTGCCATAAACTTTCCATAGAATTTCTCAGATCTCTTTGTGCCTCTCCTTGCTGCTCAAGTAAGTTGAACAACAGCAGTGATAGAAGTGACAGGGGACAACATGGTGGCCATAATGGCCATGACTAACTACCCATTGGTTATTAATCACCCCCATTGGATGTCTGTAGGTGACAGTTGTAGTTCAGATGTATCGTTGTTTGGCTGAACATGGCCTTGTCTTGCAGATGTGACCAAACGGTGGAGACCTAAATCATAATGAAAACAATTCTTCCGCTCCTTCTTTGTAAGTCATTTTAAGCTTAAATTGGTACATTTTCacccaaaaatataattattatttaaaaaaaaaaaaaaaaaaaatatttatttttcttgcagTTGCGACGGCATGCCTCGGAGATCTGGCCACCGGTAAGGTTACTGCtctatatgggcacagaacccctcagtgactgctaatatccttatcatttacagtagggggtacattatcccttataatacatgagtgatactcagagttccctgtataactcagcctgcagccttgtgcctttatatgggcacagaacccctcagtgactgctaatatccttatcatttacagtagggggtacattatcccttataatacatgagtgatactcagagttccctgtataactcagcctgcagccttgtgcctttatatgggcacagaacccctcagtgactgctaatatccttataatttacagtagggggtacattatcccttataatacatgagtgatactcagagttccctgtataactcagcctgcagccttgtgcctttatatggggggcacagaacccctcagtgactgctaatatccttatcatttacagtagggggtacattatcccttataatacatgagtgatactcagagttccctgtataactcagcctgcagccttgtgcctttatatggggggcacagaacccctcagtgactgctaatatccttatcatttacagtagggggtacattatcccttataatacatgagtgatactcagagttccctgtataactcagcctgcagccttgtgcctttatatggggggcacagaacccctcagtgactgctaatatccttatcatttacagtagggggtacattatcccttataatacatgagtgatactcagagttccctgtataactcagcctgcagccttgtgcctttatatgggcacagaacccctcagtgactgctaatatccttatcatttacagtagggggtacagtatcccttataatacatgagtgatactcagagttccctgtataactcagcctgcagccttgtgcctttatatgggcacagaacccctcagtgactgctaatatccttatcatttacagtagggggtacattatcccttataatacatgagtgatactcagagttccctgtataactcagatgATGAGTCTATAAGATGTGTATGAGTGATGTTGCTAAACTAACAGGGCTGATATCTTTCCTTTATAGATCCAGTTCTCTATCCCTATGGTCCATCAGAAGGTGACAGAGTAACCCCCAAAAAAGATGATGGATACATTGGTCCCATTTCTATCTCTGACACCTTCATATTTTTTGGAAAGAAGCACAATGCGCTCTATGTAAGTTCCCCTGGCTTAGTTAGCCGTATAGCTTATCCCTTTACAATGCCTGCACTGTCAGTTCTGACTACTAAAAAATGTAGCAGAATCCAGCCAGACCTATAATGGAACATGTAAGGCATTGGGGGACGAGTGAACAGTGGTATATCAAGTGGCCGAGCTCAATATTCTATTTATTGGGCGTTTTAGAATAGCATTTTACACTCAGACTCTTACACTAAACTAATGTACAGCAAATTCTGTAGTCAAACAGTGCCACCCAGTGGATAAAGATGGTGTAGCAGCTGCTCTTCTTGGTTGTCTTGATGGTAACATCCCATCTTTGTGTTTCTAGGTGAACAACAATGGGGTAATCTCCTTTGGGGTGGCCGTGTCCAAGTACACCCCTGATGCCTTCCCGCTGGCCGACGGTAGCCCCTTTGTCGCTCCGTACTGGGGGGATGTCAACAATGAAATAACAGGGACAGTGTATTTCCGTGAGAGCAAAGACCCAAAGCTATTGGATAGGATCTCCAAGGACATGAAGATCTACTACCCAAACCTTGATTATAAAGCAAAGTGGTCCTTTGTAGCCACGTGGGATAAAGTCGCCTACTTTGGATCAAGATCTAGAAAGGTTTGTGTTATGGGATGGGGAAAGGgcgattatatataaataatatacagtttggtcatttccctatgggaccaaactgtaaattatatccttataaacagtgcgtagtgatgtcaccagttataatcggagcttagtgatgtaatttgtcacgTGATTCATTgaaacttataatatccctatatgttacaatagggggcactttattcactatatattataaggaactcctctgtgacttataatatccttatatgttacaatagggggcactttattcactatatattataaggaactcctctatgacttataatatccctatatgttacaatagggggcactttattcactatatattatagggaactcctcggggacttataatatccctatatgttacaatagggggtactttattcactatatattataaggaactcctcgggggcttataatatccctatatgttacaatagggggcactttattcactatatattataaggaactcctcgggggcttataatatccctatatgttacaatagggggcactttattcactatatattataaggaactcctcggggacttataatatccctatatgttacaatagggggcactttattcactatatattataaggaactcctcggggacttataatatccctatatgttacaatagggggcactttattcactatatattataaggaactcctcggggacttataatatccctatatgttacaatagggggtactttattcactatatattataaggaactcctcggggacttataatatccctatatgttacaatagggggcactttattcactatatattataaggaactcctcggggacttataatatccctatatgttacaataggggcactttattcactatatattataaggaactcctcggggacttataatatccctatatgttacaatagggggcactttattcactatatattataaggaactccttatAAGATAAAATTGATtatattttctcagtttaaagtTCTTTTGACCCATTTAATCATGATAAAGGGGAACTAAGGAAGTATATATCTGGtccattttatataatgaacagtCCAGAGGTTCAGCAGGCCTTATAACATTACTGACCCAGGCCTTCATCTTATTAGGCCATGTtatgtgtgtcagtggcaccgcacatgctcagtgggctctgggctgctgctgggctAATTTAatgggaaatcatcaagcagaaaaccAAGTTCATctgtcataaaagctgatgctacaggtctggtCATTAATCAATTTTGATGCAGACTGCAATGATTTTTATGCTGCCGTGTAATGTGAATCTTAATTACTAATCATCCTAGtgttgtgacttttatattctatatatacagtataatttattGGTGTAATCCTCACTGATGCCATGAAAGCAAATAGGATATTAAACAACAGGCGCACTCGCCCCCCCCAACCCCCGCCCCCTGGCAGAATGTTCCGGGGAGACACATGACAGCCGCGCGGAGCTTCATTACTCTCAGACCTTGTGCTCCCATTGCTGCCAGGGAAAGGGGTTTTGATGAATAAGAGTTGGCAAAATGTTGCTTTTACCCCACCCCACAATTTCTGTTTCCTTGCACCAAATGTAAAATTTTGCACATGAATCAAACACAGGGCAAAGAGCGTTGCATTTTGTAAATATCTGTTGGTAAATATCACGCAGGATGCATCCCATACGCACTATCCAGCTGGGACATAGGGTTGGGACCCTGCCAGTAAATGACCAGCGAGGGCCGGGGCGGAATTACAAAATTACCCAGTCTACCCATCCCCACCTATCCCTCACCCATCCCTCACCCAGTCCACCCATCCCTCACGCGACCCACCCATCCCTCACCCGGTCCACCCATCCCTCACCCATCCTTCACCCATCCAGCACCCATCCCTCACCCATCCCTTACCCAGTCCACCCATCCCTCACCCATCCCTTACCTAGTCCACCCATCCCTCACCCAACCACCCATCCCTCACCCGGTCCACCCACCCCTCACCCATCCTTCACCCATCCCCCACCCATCCCTCACCCATCCTTCACCCACCCCCCATCCATCCCTCACCCATCCTTCACCCATCCCTCACCCGGTCCACCCATCCCTCACCCAGTCCACCCATCCCTCACCCAGTCCACCCATCCCTCACCCAGTCCACCCATCCCTCACCCAGTCCACCCATCCCTCACCCATCCTTCACCCACCCATCCCTCACCCATCCTTCACCCATCCCCCACCCATCCCTCACCCATCCCTCacccatcccctacccatccctCACCCATCCCTTACCCGGTCCACCCATCCCCacccataaaaatcctttgaaggCCCACATTTGGCCCACAGGTTGggctccagttggacagctcatAAGCAGTAAAACAGGCTCCACATAGAGTTGGTACCAGTCTGGTTTTGACttagacagcccagttttcagtaGGGTTCTCCAAGTCAAAACTGCCTGGGTTTCCCGTTTGCCATGTCATAGCCACGCCCCCACAACATCATCAGCCCACCCACATGACATCAGATCCCTGTGCCCCGCCCAGAGATACACACCCTAGCGCCACAGCTCTATGGATGATGTTCCTTCAACCACATTTCTGCTCTACCAAAGCCTCTTTTGAAGCCTAAAGGTGCAAAGGCAAATCTCCCAGATAAAATCTCATCTTCACTATTATTGTACTTTCTGCCTCATTCATCTTTTTATCAGGAAGGTTCCCCGCTGAATTTCTCACTTTCTTTTTGCTCAGACAAACACTTTCCAGGCTGTTCTGACCACTGACGGCAAAAGGTCCTTCATCATCTTGAATTATGGGCCCATTACTTGGACAACAGGAAAGGCCAGTGGGGGAGACCCCCTTACAGGGTTAGGAGGCATCCCGGCCCAGGTAAGTCACTTTAGTACAAAACTGAGTTATATTAAAGTCTGTCTTTGGGGGATATCAGGGGTCTTAACTGTCTAATAGGGCAACAAGATGTATGATAATGGGGGTATCAGAAGAACATCTAGTCCAACATCTAGTCTTTTtgctgtttctatatatctgtaaccttgttatgggctaagggggcccagcctgaaggccagttaggggggatttggggtgagtgcttatttgtgccctgggtacccctggaactatagcggggtgactgttaccccaatgtttctatatatctgtaaccttgttatgggctaagggggcccagcctgaaggccagttagggggggatttggggtgagtgcttatttgtgccctgggtacccctggaactatagcggggtgactgttaccccaatgtttctatatatctgtaaccttgttatgggctaagggggcccagcctgaaggccagttagggggggatttggggtgagtgcttatttgtgccctgggtacccctggaactatagcagggtgactgttaccccaatgtttctatatatctgtaaccttgttatgggctaagggggcccagcctgaaggccagttaggggggatttggggtgagtgcttatttgtgccctgggtacccctggaactatagcggggtgactgttaccccaatgtttctatatatctgtaaccttgttatgggctaagggggcccagcctgaaggccagttagggggggatttggggtgagtgcttatttgtgccctgggtacccctggaactatagcagggtgactgttaccccaatgtttctatatatctgtaaccttgttatgggctaagggggcccagcctgaaggccagttaggggggatttggggtgagtgcttatttgtgccctgggtacccctggaactatagcggggtgactgttaccccaatgtttctatatatctgtaaccttgttatgggctaagggggcccagcctgaaggccagttagggggggatttgggggcttatttgtgctctgggtacccctggaactatagcagggtgactgttaccccaatgtttctatatatctgtaaccttgttatgggctaagggggcccagcctgaaggccagttagggggggatttggggtgagtgcttatttgtgccctgggtacccctggaactatagcggggtgactgttaccccaatgtttctatatatctgtaaccttgttatgggctaagggggcccagcctgaaggccagttagggggggatttggggtgagtgcttatttgtgccctgggtacccctggaactatagcggggtgactgttaccccaatgtttcatgtgttaccccaatgtttcatgTGTTTCAGGCTGGTTTTAACAGCGGGGACAAGACCAATTACTTTAATATTCCCGGCTCGAGGACGCCCGATATCGTTAACATTAAGAAGACGTCCAATGTAAACAACCCCGGGCGTTGGGTCTTCGAGGTGGACAAGTTCAGGGCGGCGGGTGGATGTGTATTTGAAGGTACGTTATATCTGTCTCAGTTTGTTGCCCCATTGCCGTATCTCACCCCCCAATGTAACGCTGCCGCTGCTGATCCAGTGCAAAGAATTTCTCCATAAAGTTCTATATTTCCCATTTCCAGCTAATTTTGTGCGCTACAACGAGAGCTTCTGGAAGGACCCGACCTGCGAGACCAAGTGCACGTGCAACATGGAGGGGGACGTGGATTGCGAGGAGGAGTGGTGCTCCAGCAACTTGCTGTGTGAGCCGGCCAACTGGCACTACTCCTGCAAAATCGGCTTCAGACAGTGCTTTTAAAGGGACTCATCGCACTTTCACCCTTTGTTTTGACGTAACTTTGACATTTCTACATAAGCTTGAGTAGAGTTCTCTTCCTTTCCTTCCCATTAGAGATTCAGATTTCCAATATTTAGTTTATAAATGTAATGAATATGTGCTTTGCCTTTGCCAAGTCTCACTCTCTCTTTCACTCTCTTTGCCAAATCAGCCGTAGGGATCAGCCATATTGATCAGCCATAGGGATCAGCCGTAGGGATCAGCCATATTGATCAGCCATAGGTTTCACCCATAGGGATCAGCCGTAGGGATCAGCCTAGGGATAAAGATCAGCCGTAGGGATCAGCCATAGGGATCACCCATAGGGATAGGGATCAGCCGTATGGATCAGCCATAGAGATAGAGATCAGCCATAGGGATCAGCCATAGGGATCAGCCATAGAGACCACCCATAGGGATAGGGATCAGCAACAGGGATCAGACGTAAGGATCATCCATAGGGATCAGCCTTATGTATCTGCCACAGGGATCAGCCGTAGGGATCACCCATTGGGATAGAGATCAGCCATAGAGACCACCCATAGGGATAGGGATCAGCCATATGGATCAGCCATAGAGATAGAGATCAGCCATAGAGATCAGCCATAGAGACCACCCATAGGGATAGGGATCAGCCATAGGGATCACCAATAGGGATCAGCCTTATGGATCAGGCCCATGGATCAGCCATAGGGATCACCCATAGGGATCAGTCATAGGGATAGAGATCAGCCATAGGGATCACCGGTAGGGACCACCCATAGGGATAAGCCATAGGGATCAGCCATAGGGATAGAGATCAGCCATAGGGATCACCCATAGGAATAGGAATCAGCCATAGGGATCAGCCATAGTGATCAGCCATAGGGATCAGGCATAGGGATCACCCATAGGAATAGGAATCAGCCATAGGGATCAGCCATAGGGATCAGGCATAGGGATCACCCATAGGAATAGGAATCAGCCATAGGGATCAGCCATAGGGATCAGGCATAGGGATCAGCCATAGGGATCTCATAGATGTGTAAGAGCCGGTCAGATAAAAGGCTATTTCCCTGTGGGGGTGAATTATTCAAACATTCGCTTTGCCGAAAACcccgaatgtaaaacttcagcagaagccaatgggagttgccctaggcaaaatcaagccgtAGTTTCATTCCAGATTTTCGAGTTCTTTTCGAGTTTATTAACTCAAAAATTCGATGTATTTGAGTATCTTCATTCgaacaagttttccatattaataaataagcaagcgtCTGAGtttcttttaaatgctttttcttttaaaaaacccCTCTCCAATCACAAAGTTATTCATTAGTGGTACCTAC
The sequence above is a segment of the Xenopus tropicalis strain Nigerian chromosome 7, UCB_Xtro_10.0, whole genome shotgun sequence genome. Coding sequences within it:
- the LOC100498542 gene encoding alpha-tectorin-like — protein: MKTILPLLLFATACLGDLATDPVLYPYGPSEGDRVTPKKDDGYIGPISISDTFIFFGKKHNALYVNNNGVISFGVAVSKYTPDAFPLADGSPFVAPYWGDVNNEITGTVYFRESKDPKLLDRISKDMKIYYPNLDYKAKWSFVATWDKVAYFGSRSRKTNTFQAVLTTDGKRSFIILNYGPITWTTGKASGGDPLTGLGGIPAQAGFNSGDKTNYFNIPGSRTPDIVNIKKTSNVNNPGRWVFEVDKFRAAGGCVFEANFVRYNESFWKDPTCETKCTCNMEGDVDCEEEWCSSNLLCEPANWHYSCKIGFRQCF